The following proteins are co-located in the Silene latifolia isolate original U9 population chromosome 1, ASM4854445v1, whole genome shotgun sequence genome:
- the LOC141608326 gene encoding cinnamoyl-CoA reductase-like SNL6 gives MAPASFIPISNTVCVMDASGCLGATLVTRLLHRGYIVHASLQPHCELQELKGLDEEEKERLKVYYTDVFDYQSIVEALKGCSGLFYNFELPHDQSTYDEHTLEIEVRAAHNVLEACAQLDIIDKVVFTSSITAVIWKEDHKEISSNLDEKYWSDINFCRKFKLWHALSKTLAEKTAWALAMDRGISMVTVNAGLLLGPQLSIANPYLKGAAEMYQDGVLVTVDLDTLVDAHIYVFEDISAYGRYLCFNHVISQPEDAIKLANVLLPSASVQPQSFQDDCSVIREKISNKKLNKLIHEFESHTDDQDDDIQLEYLNY, from the exons ATGGCACCGGCATCATTCATACCCATATCCAACACGGTATGCGTCATGGATGCCTCCGGCTGCCTTGGTGCTACTCTCGTAACACGACTTCTTCACAGAGGTTATATCGTTCATGCTTCCCTACAACCTCATT GTGAATTGCAAGAATTGAAGGGTTTagatgaagaagaaaaagaaagattgAAAGTGTATTATACAGATGTTTTTGATTATCAAAGTATAGTTGAAGCATTAAAGGGTTGTTCTGGTCTCTTCTACAACTTTGAGCTTCCTCACGATCAATCCACCTATGAT GAGCACACGTTGGAAATAGAGGTTCGAGCTGCTCACAATGTGTTAGAAGCATGTGCACAATTAGACATAATCGACAAAGTTGTGTTCACTTCTTCAATTACCGCAGTAATCTGGAAGGAAGATCATAAGGAGATATCATCAAATCTAGATGAAAAATATTGGAGTGATATCAATTTTTGCCGTAAATTTAAG TTGTGGCATGCGTTATCAAAGACCCTAGCGGAGAAGACTGCATGGGCGTTGGCAATGGATCGGGGCATTAGCATGGTGACGGTTAATGCTGGTTTATTATTGGGGCCTCAACTTTCAATCGCAAACCCTTACTTAAAAGGAGCAGCTGAAATGTACCAAGATGGTGTTCTCGTCACGGTTGATTTGGATACCTTGGTAGATGCACACATTTACGTATTTGAAGACATTTCGGCGTATGGACGCTACTTGTGCTTTAATCACGTCATTAGTCAACCTGAGGATGCGATTAAGCTTGCTAATGTCTTGTTACCCTCAGCGTCAGTACAACCTCAAAG TTTTCAAGACGATTGTAGCGTGATTCGAGAAAAAATCAGCAACAAGAAATTGAATAAATTGATCCATGAATTCGAATCTCATACAGATGACCAAGATGATGACATTCAACTTGAATATCTAAACTATTGA